The following are encoded in a window of Prevotella melaninogenica genomic DNA:
- a CDS encoding DUF4369 domain-containing protein, producing MNKILYALLTLIVFTSCANSFNIQGTSNVSSLDGRKLYLKTDQADSLINLDSCDVVHGQFAFHGTVDSTKVAQIFMDDINLQFPVVIEKGDIAVKLDNTQQRVSGTPLNDKLNDFWTKFTQLRNQYAEIDHEESAAIMNGHDEETVNAQLIKKALNVYDKGDKLFTKFITENFNNILGPWCFLTRISYETTPNAYPVWMNDYMYANAINQLPSWIEFIMSKATDTFKQNPQIKAFYTDFLQAQKEMNGMVDPAGTNDAAGTTPNAAVAPPTPTQMAGDSIPE from the coding sequence ATGAATAAAATTCTTTACGCACTTCTAACACTTATCGTGTTTACGTCATGTGCCAACTCATTCAATATACAGGGAACATCCAACGTATCAAGCTTGGATGGAAGAAAGTTATACCTAAAAACAGACCAAGCTGACTCACTGATTAACTTAGATTCATGTGACGTCGTTCATGGTCAGTTTGCTTTCCATGGTACCGTCGACTCTACTAAGGTCGCACAGATATTCATGGATGACATCAACTTACAGTTCCCAGTAGTTATTGAAAAGGGAGATATTGCAGTTAAACTGGACAACACACAACAGCGTGTCAGTGGCACACCGCTGAATGACAAGCTGAATGATTTCTGGACGAAATTTACACAACTACGCAATCAATATGCAGAAATAGATCATGAGGAAAGTGCTGCCATTATGAATGGTCATGATGAGGAAACAGTGAATGCTCAACTTATTAAGAAAGCATTGAACGTATATGACAAGGGTGACAAACTCTTTACGAAGTTCATTACAGAGAACTTCAATAACATTCTTGGTCCATGGTGTTTCCTTACACGTATCAGCTACGAGACAACACCTAATGCTTACCCTGTATGGATGAATGATTATATGTATGCCAATGCGATTAATCAGTTGCCATCATGGATAGAATTCATTATGTCGAAGGCTACAGATACCTTTAAGCAGAATCCTCAGATAAAAGCATTCTATACCGACTTCCTACAAGCACAAAAGGAGATGAACGGAATGGTTGACCCTGCAGGAACCAATGATGCTGCGGGAACAACTCCTAATGCTGCTGTAGCACCTCCGACTCCTACACAGATGGCTGGTGACTCTATTCCAGAGTAA
- a CDS encoding dihydroorotase, with amino-acid sequence MRRLIQGGTIVNEGRSFIGSLIIEDDCIIEIIENNETPRGEFDEIVNATGCFVLPGVIDDHVHFREPGLTEKGDIESESRAAAYGGVTSYFEMPNTSPQTTTLEALQDKWERAKRSSHVNYSFFIGATNTNQTLFPQLDIHTIPGIKLFMGASTGNMLVDRREALEMTFRTAAELNLPVMTHCEDSGIINENMKVAKEQSGDDPDITHHWEIRSAEACWASSLLAVELARKYKTQLHIAHISTAKELSLANHPEDEGRITLEAVIAHIAFSNEDYLTKKALIKCNPSVKTITDRDAIRQALTDGRITVIGTDHAPHLWAQKQGGCSKAASGMPMVQFSLVTMLELVDKGVLTIEQMVNLMSHAPARLFRIDQRGFLRKGYKADITIVAPDQPWTVNEDCIQSKCKWSPMMGHTYQWRVLHTFCNGNHLLNKEEFDNTIHGERITFRNDN; translated from the coding sequence ATGAGGAGACTCATTCAAGGTGGAACTATCGTCAATGAAGGGCGAAGCTTTATTGGTTCGCTCATCATAGAGGACGATTGTATCATAGAGATTATAGAAAACAACGAAACACCCCGTGGAGAATTTGACGAAATCGTCAACGCCACGGGGTGCTTTGTACTACCTGGTGTTATTGATGATCACGTTCACTTTCGTGAGCCGGGACTAACGGAAAAGGGAGACATTGAAAGTGAAAGTCGTGCTGCTGCATATGGTGGCGTCACCTCTTATTTTGAGATGCCAAACACCAGTCCACAGACAACAACATTAGAGGCTTTACAAGACAAGTGGGAACGAGCAAAACGCTCAAGTCATGTCAACTATAGCTTCTTTATTGGTGCAACGAATACAAATCAGACACTATTCCCTCAATTAGATATCCACACTATTCCGGGAATAAAACTCTTTATGGGAGCCTCAACAGGGAATATGCTTGTTGATCGACGAGAAGCATTAGAAATGACTTTCCGTACTGCTGCAGAGTTGAATCTGCCAGTGATGACACACTGTGAGGATTCTGGTATTATCAACGAGAATATGAAAGTTGCCAAAGAACAATCTGGCGACGACCCAGATATTACACATCATTGGGAAATACGCAGTGCTGAGGCATGCTGGGCTTCCTCGCTTTTAGCTGTGGAATTAGCACGAAAGTACAAAACACAACTGCACATTGCTCATATCTCTACAGCAAAAGAATTATCATTGGCTAATCACCCAGAAGATGAAGGAAGGATTACTTTAGAGGCTGTTATTGCACATATTGCTTTCTCTAACGAGGATTATCTTACAAAGAAAGCACTCATAAAATGCAATCCTTCTGTCAAGACGATAACTGATAGAGATGCTATTCGTCAGGCACTCACGGATGGACGCATTACGGTCATTGGTACTGATCATGCTCCACACCTATGGGCACAGAAGCAAGGTGGCTGCTCTAAGGCTGCATCAGGTATGCCGATGGTTCAGTTCTCACTCGTCACCATGCTTGAATTGGTTGACAAAGGTGTTCTTACAATAGAACAGATGGTTAACCTAATGTCACACGCACCGGCTCGTCTTTTCCGTATTGACCAACGAGGTTTCCTACGTAAAGGTTATAAAGCCGATATTACTATCGTTGCACCAGACCAACCATGGACGGTGAACGAAGATTGTATTCAGAGTAAATGCAAGTGGAGTCCAATGATGGGACACACCTATCAATGGCGTGTCTTACATACCTTCTGTAATGGAAACCACCTGTTAAATAAGGAAGAGTTTGATAACACCATACATGGTGAAAGGATTACTTTTCGAAATGATAACTAA
- a CDS encoding vitamin B12 dependent-methionine synthase activation domain-containing protein gives MIENKVDNKSKIITYNISEIVPYINWAYFFYAWSMNGKAKDAQLELHSEAEKLLADMEGRYHTRAVFALCEANSEGDDIIINGTRVPMLRQQKVIPDKPNLCLADFIRPASSDIKDAIGLFATSVDAAFTSNNEEDPYQRMLSQTLADRLAEATAEKFHEDVRKKYWGYAADEQLTIKDLLAERYQGIRPAVGYPSIPDTSMNFLLYELLDMKGIGINLTESGMMVPHASVSGFMFAHPQSRYFDLGKIDDDQLEDYARRRNKPVEELRKYLASTLLKK, from the coding sequence ATGATTGAAAACAAAGTAGATAACAAAAGTAAGATAATAACATACAATATCAGCGAAATAGTTCCTTACATCAACTGGGCATACTTCTTTTATGCTTGGTCAATGAATGGTAAGGCAAAAGATGCACAACTGGAGTTGCATTCAGAAGCTGAGAAATTATTGGCTGACATGGAAGGGAGATATCACACACGTGCTGTCTTTGCACTATGTGAAGCCAATAGTGAAGGCGATGATATCATTATCAATGGTACACGTGTTCCAATGTTGCGCCAGCAGAAAGTTATTCCAGACAAACCAAACCTCTGTTTGGCAGATTTCATACGCCCAGCCTCTTCAGATATCAAGGATGCAATTGGACTCTTTGCAACTTCTGTTGATGCTGCATTTACAAGCAACAATGAGGAAGATCCCTACCAACGTATGCTTTCGCAGACCTTAGCTGACCGATTAGCTGAGGCTACAGCAGAGAAATTTCACGAGGATGTACGCAAGAAGTATTGGGGGTATGCAGCTGATGAGCAACTTACTATAAAAGATCTTCTTGCAGAGAGATATCAAGGCATACGCCCTGCTGTGGGCTATCCATCCATCCCAGACACAAGTATGAATTTTCTTTTGTACGAACTATTGGATATGAAGGGGATTGGTATCAACCTTACAGAAAGTGGAATGATGGTACCTCATGCCAGCGTATCGGGCTTTATGTTTGCACATCCTCAAAGCCGATATTTCGACTTAGGAAAGATTGATGATGACCAATTAGAAGACTATGCACGTCGTCGTAATAAGCCTGTTGAAGAGTTAAGGAAGTATCTTGCTTCTACCCTATTGAAGAAATGA